The nucleotide window ggcagctgtgtcatgatcaaaccaaaatgcaggcagacagagaaatcctcattcaatccaatggagaaatccagaaaacccacccctgtttgaggggtcacagctcggtcaccgtttgagtgacagacttgattcaaagcttaaacgagtcacgagactcggatctataaatctcccatttacatgattttgctatcttttaccgtttttgagttatggcagttttagtttgagagtgttttctgctccctctgagctcttacaatgggtgtgtattgcgcattcctgaggcagctagagtgagtcacgtgtccaggcagagtgcagagcagagcacaccagagtcaaaaatgtttgaaaactcttcacagctcccacaaacttggtccaatccacatcaaaactacatatttttgtaggaatttccgtcctctttccatctgcatagttttcaaagctgtcagacttttactttagactccaggggcttaattagtgccaagtgtcagcctcttccCACCAAACTccctgggaaaaaatgaggttttggctctggcccctccgacttggagggcttataaaatccaaacgaatcgagtaatgacggagtttttagcaacttttgttaagcaatgtgtcctctgtcatctattaaGTTTTCAAGCCACTGCcatttacggcctgggaggagatagattttgttcaaagcggaattttgggcgagaacgtgaacattccaacgcaaattgcagacttcctgttggttttaggtcgggggtgtcagcgcgtgatttgtagggcttgataagacctacatttcggcactggtttggtgtttctatcacattcctgtgggccacagcggctccctttgtgtgcctaggtggcgctacggagtccatttttgcacttggggggtccgtttgtccattttatcaaatttttcggcagacctggcctgcgtgccaaatttggtgagttttggagcatgtttagggggtcaaattaaggccgaatgacacgtaagaataataataaaaaacgaagcaattacaatagggcttcgcgctgttccagcgctcgggccctaataattctatgtttgctattcaaaggtggtggtggtattgatagcagtcctgttggtgctgcagaaagagaggccaGTGCACGACCATTGGCAGAAGGTACACAGCAATGTCTACAGTAGGGCATGTGATAGGTGGTACATGAGTCATTTGCATGTTCCTTgggattacattacaaaaatggtagttattctttattattaatcaCCAACCTGTAACAAGTTGCAGACATATGAAAACCAGGCAGTTGACATAAATATGGAGTGGCTATGTGACATCAGAGTTAGTGTTGGAGTGGCTAGTGCCTGTATGTGTAGGcttccaacccccccccccaacccggATGGCCTGGGTGGATGACTACCTCCTGGCCTGAAATAAtctcccagtccggccctgCTGAATAGTGATTGTTTTTACAGACAATATACGAATGAGCAGAAATTAAGTTAATTGAATCAATTAATTTAACTTATTTTTGTGGTTCCTTTTTCTCGGATCCGAAAGAAGTCTTTGTGTCATGTGTTTTACTGCTCATTTAGTCATCAGTATTGTTGTCACACTGTTTATGCCATGAAAAATCAAGACCTCTGATGTAATGATCTGTATACTCCAAGTAAGCGCACATGAGCTCATCGATGACTGAGTGATTCGTAGACCTATATTAGGGATACTTGAtcttaaaatcaaaataagCTCACCAGGTAAATTCAGAAAGCTACTGTATGAGCACTTATTTATTGCACTTAAATATACTTAAATCATGAGAGAGTCTAGATTTGGTAAAGAATGacttttaaaggaacagttcacccaaaaaaaaaaaaaaaaaaaaaaaaaatagcacttaGCCATAGTATAATCTATACAATCAAGACAATCAAGAGTTGGCAAGATTTCCAATCTGCCACGATTGTTCCTGTCCTCCAATACCTCAATACAACGGGGCTTTTAGGctattgttttgctttgtggagctcaaactgtcaagaaattacatgtgaaaaactctcCAAATCTTTCCACCTGATGACTATGAATTAGAAGCCAATAGAAACagtttgcctgtgttttttgGCAGGAATGAATTCCTGACAAACCTCTTCACCTCAGCTTTATAAAAGTACCTAACTTCATTGTGCTGACATaccaggagacagggaagaccATGGCAGTGCTCATTTGGAGACCTTGtcaaatgacactgaaatgaTCTGGATTCACCGACTGCACTAGGAATAGGCAggaaaatatgtgtattttttgtattttgggttaaCTGCTTCTTTAAACAGTGAGACAGGTGAAACAGATGGCACAACAGAGATGCAAATCAATACTAGGAGGGTGTTACTAATGTTGTGTGTAGTCAGAGATTAAAAGGCAGGTTGAAGGCTAACAGTGAGATATGAGGCAGCCAGCGGGACACGATAAGAGCGGAGGTTTGACTGGTAACTATTATGCTCGGGTGAATGCGATAGTGGACAATAAACAAGACAggaaatggaggagagagacagcggTGTCAGCATAATTCCCAGCACAGTGCATCAGCCCACTGACTCATGTACAAGCCACTGCTACCACTTTGGTTCAAGATTACACACACCGTCGCTGTTTGTATCCTGAAAATAAAGCATCAGCGTGTGGATAAAAGGCTTTGTGTCTCTTTCGTTCATTCACAGCAGTGCACAACATGGTGACGAAGACAGCGTGGTATTTCAAAAAGTcccataaacttttattttgtttttgttgtttttgttcagccacagcagcctgtgaattgtcaaaaacatttttttttttagttttacatGAGCCACAGTTAATAATCGATCAACCTGCTCTATATGCTTGACAAACATTCAGTTCAATCTTTTTTCAGCGTTAGTCTAACTGGACGTCAACAGTTTTCTTCCTGCCATTTGCATTTCAGTACACCTCTACACAGCAAAAAACCTCCATCTTAAAAAGTAATTTAGCCTTACATTAAGTGTTGaacattttgtttatgtgtgtataccTTGCTTTAACATTTAAAGATTCCTGAAACAAGCGACActggcattggaaacaagttgaattatctcatcccactggcagatttgttcatttctttaaaaatatgaCACTAACCTGGTCagattgctatttttttttctgcgtaATCCCTGTAACCCACAATGATCAACCTGCGCAAACCCAATAACTCAGGAAAACCCTTAGGGAAAACCAAGGCCATCagaatttttttaatcatcgGGTTTGAGCAAGCAAGGAAAATATCAAGTGGACAGTGAAGCTCTCAGTGACAACTtgctccttttattttttaaagttttgctgATCTGAACACAGAAGACAAATAAGGTGGTAGTTTCCTGCCAAATGCTTGCAGTTCCTCAGTATCACTCAAACGTGGCTCAACTAGTATTTGCAAATAATCTTTAGCAGTGTTTTAGCAGATGAGTTTAGCACAAGACAGAAGAAGCGAAGTTATCAAACACATAAAAGCATAAATTGACTCTCAAAAACTTTTCTGTGATCATTTAAACATACTGGCATTCATACTGACCCATGTGTCAAGCTGTACCCACCACCTTGCAGATGGCATGTTATGTTACAACAAAGTATTTGCATAAACTGTTTGAGCCAGGTCTGGTATCTGTGCAGATGGAGCAGTGAGAGCAGGAGGCTAATTACAACTATTAAGAGGCATCCCAAAATAATGCAGTTACAGGCTGTTCATCCGTTCGATCTGCGTAATAAATGCATGAGAACAACGTCGCATGCCTTTGACCCACCAGACCAACACGCTCAGGTCCGAACTCACTGGAATGTGTCCGTGAAAACACTGAGATGAAACATGTagaagagaggcagaaaacacGTAACACAAAGAATGAGAAAACAtacaggagggagggaagggctggcttaaaaaaaaaaaataaataaataaaaacaaagaatagaTTACATTCTGGTTAcgagaaaagaaagacaaagaaaatggtTTAGGGTCGGGGGTGATTTGCTCAGTAAACTACTTCTGCTACATTCCACAATCTTCAGTCCATTTAGTTTCCCTTTTGCAATGTTTCTCAAAGAAAAATAGCAACATTTACAGATCCaagttttccctttttttcctcttatgaAGAGTATCCTAAGAATTTccccaacaaacaaacatcaaaacctTGAACTGGACATGGAGTTACACAGTGCCGATTAACAGAGTCATAGTGTCTTCATCAGCTAATGCAGAGAAGTCGGCTGGTACACTCATGACAAAGTAAGTTTATGGTCAGATCAGATCAGTTGTCCTTTGTAAGTTCCCTCGTTGTTGGCTCCGTAGGAATATTGTGCTTTGAGCaaatataataaacacacaGGTCCTACAATAGATATAGGTCACATGTAACTGGAGTAATAAATAAGGAAGAAGGGAGAAGGAATAAGGAAACAGGTCTGAAATCATCCAGATTCAAAATAACATCTATAGTGTACAAAAATGTGCTAACAAGTTTTGGAAATCTATTTGACCAAAGCAAACTATTTGACATAGTTAACTAGATGACCACATTTGACCATTTACCGAAAATAaaattagtttattttattaattaattaatttttttttttaccagacgTGATCATGCTTCAAACTGACATACTGACAGACACACCTAATCACACACAGACGAtcatacaaaacacagaaaccccACACATGGACTCAAAAAGGGAAGTGCATATGCGcttgcacacagatacacactagcacacacacacacacacacacacacacacacacacactcacacgtacGTATAGAATCTGAGGAATCTTTCCCTCAAACCTCTATTATAGTCTAAAAACGCTATGGCCAGCACACTCCCGGCACACAACACCACTCACGACACCTtattcctaaccctaacattaCAAGATGTagggatgaaaaaaataaatgctgtcAATATCTGATATAgaagattttgtgttttactttgtgACTTGGCTGGAGAGTGAAAACCATCTGATAACCTGCAAAACGTTCATGCAGCTTTGTATCGACCGAGTCATGTCTGGTTCAtcatgttgcacacacacacacacacacacgcacacacacacaccttggtgCACTTTTATAATAAAGCAGGAAGGTGGCCGTGCCGCACCAGGGGtcggcatgtgtgtgtatctgtgtgtgtgcatatgtgtgtgtgtgtatgtttcatcAGGATTTGACATGTGCAACCAATACTCACACTTGCACATGCGTAAATGTACGTGGGCACATCTACacacccgcccacacacacttgtacacgTGTTGTTGAAATTCATTCTGCatgggcgttttttttttttttttttttttaccttttttttttgaatggcaTTCTCTCATGATAAGTAGGACCACATCTGTTCagtaggagagagagtgagagagaaagtgagagatagACAGAGTATTGATAGATGGGAGGTTAACCCCTCCAGTGTACTCTAATTGTCCCTCAGTCCGTACATCCGTCCGTCCCACGGCAGCCTGCAGGCTCTACGGTCCGCCGCTGTAGGAGTAGTCCGCCTTGTTGTGCATCACCAGCTTATTGTCCACGAAGTAGAAGCTGTCAGACTGCGTCTCGTACGGGTGGAGGATCATCTCTCTCACTGAAGGGGGTGACAGAGGCAAAGCAACCCATAAATTAATCAACTTAAAGGGACAGCtcacttattttgaaaaatttgatcgCATTTTGTTTACTCCCTTGGAGGTATATGGGCCAGTAGTGATGCTGTCCTCTCATCAGTCTTACTGTGTGGGATCCTGGCTGAAACGCCTTAATGCTAAATGTTAAGAGTCCTGTCACTGTGTAGATATCCGCCCTGGCtaactttctttaaaaacagcTGCCTAAATCCactcaaacaaatgcaaatgtaattaCCGAGTGCACaaggacacttttttttttctttttttttttttttttgctcaaattaaTGTTAATGAATCCACAGTGGTTATTAGTGGTGTGTGGTAAACTGCAGCATGGGTCAACAAAACAAAGTTATGAATAATTGCAGGAAGGTTGCAggctgaaaatatgaaaatgataacCATGTAAAGTAGGCTAGCGCACAGATGAATATTCTTTGCTTGGCCCCACACTTTTTCTCTCCCAGCATTATGCGTTCATGCAGAAGTAGGTTTgagttttgttaaaataaacacCATTTCAGGCAGCTGCAGTTAGGTGAGAGGATTCGGGAGAACTTAGAGCTGACCTGTGACTTCTAGTTTCGGCATACAgcctttaaaataaaagaagattTTAGATGATCATAATAGAGCATCGCTGCTGCCCTACATACAACTTAGGGAGAAGTCAAATAATATCTATACATTCTTACTGTCTCTTAAAGGCATCACTGGTATTAAAATCATAATTTGTGAGTATTTATATGGTAGACAATAAGTGAGAGGTGGTGACATGCAGGCAAGTCTGGGGGAGCCCAACTTAACATCTATCCACATACACCTGTTGTGACTGCGCCTGATGATGTAGTAAATGTATagaaatgatttgaaaaatgttgcTGAAAACACGTCTGATGTTGTTAATGaagacagcagagaggaggaagtagGCTGCATGAATATGAACGCAGACTGcttgtgtttacatttggcaGGATAGAAAGGATCCATAAATTGGTGGTGAGGGgttatttttcatctgttagtaaatgtgagtatgtgtgtgtgtgtgtgtgtgtgtgtgtgtgtgtgtgtgtacactcacTAATCTCCTCAGACAGAGGGGGGAACTCATAGATGTGTTCACAGGTGTTCTTGCTGCTGGGCATGCAGAAGCCGAACTCAAAGTCAAAGCTCTTGAGCAGCTTCTCTCTGAAGTAGTGCCTCTCGATCATCCTGAAGTTGTCTATCGGCATGTCGCCAACAGTGAACTCGACGCTGGAGGgatgaaggcagagagagagagaagagtggatgacagaaagagcgagagagacagacgggggTGGGCGAGAGATCCAGCAAAAGAGATAAAAAGCGAGAGAGAAGACGGTAATAATTATATTCTTGACCTCATGTCAGTTCATGCACCGGCTGCTGCCAGCGTGAGCGGCCTTGTGCGCTCTTTGCCGTGCAGCGTTTTACCGGTAATCAAAGATTTACAGATTTAAACATTCACACTTACGTGGCTCCAACTTGCCGCAGCCGGAGGAAAGCAGGAGTGAACTGGTAGCGGACAAAACGGCCAGCATTTGGATCGATATCCCTCTTCTCCCCTGCTTTCTCTGAGGTGAAACAGAATAGAATTGAATGCAACAGAATAATTCCTCAGCTGGTGGTGGCAGTCGGGCTCAGTCAGACAGGTCTTACGTCTTTTCAGCAACCTATTTTCATTTCGTAATTGTTGATTAGTTACATTTGTGTGTTAAGTCTATATAAATAAGGGCAACATACATAAACTGTTGACATTGTGGGGAAATTTGCCTCGGGCATCACTACAGCTTCAATTTTCTGTGTTTCCCGCCAAAATTTCAAGATGAATTTTTTATTGAATATATTGCACATAACTTGGACTGCACattcaaatttcacatttttgcaacATCAAATGCAGCAGAAGTAGTCAGACACTGAACTGCATATTAAGTCTTTTGGGGGTTAATGCCTTAATACTTTCAATATGGTTGAgctgaaaacagacaaaatatagCAAATACAGAAtcaaacaccacaacacaagcaaacaacacACCAGAGCTTTTCCAGTTCAAAGctgtgcaaatgtgcaaaaagcGCAATTTTCAGTGGAGAAATGGCATAGAAGTGAATCCATTCTTAGTCCTCTTGAACACACTGAATATAACAAAAAGGCAACAAGCAGGAGGCAGTTGATCTGGccaattcattttattattcatcTGCATATTTTATACATGTGCGGATGTTTTTCCAGATGAATGGATTTGTTTACTCTGCCTGGTTGAACAGGGCAGCCCCCAAAGTGCGAACGTCCAAATATGAAGCAGTGCTGCTGAAAAGGAGCATATTGTGTCCTCTCTAAACATTTCTTTGGGGGTAAataaaggctgaaaaaaaaaagaaaaaaggttttGACTCACCTGTGGACGGCGGCTTGGTGATTTCAAACAGCACTGTTCCGGTCTCCATGTCTCTGATCTTGAACCTGGTGAAGTCGATGTTGTACACATTCTCATCTGGTCCGCACAGATAATCTgcgtgaaagagagaggacggGGACCGAAAATTAGAAATCGCTTCAAGTCTGCTGAAGAAAGAAGGAGCCACTTGATTTGAGCCGCGCTTGAATGAAGCAAGAAATAATGCTTTAAAAATACACCAAGTACACCAACTCATCTCTGTTCAGGGAAAATATCCAACTCAAAAAGAAGCTCctcaaaaaagaataaaacagaaaaaagaagtcTGTTGAAAGAGGTAAAACTGTGAAAGTAGAGATGTACTAAAGTGCCTCTTTTAAAATGTCCTCAAAGTAAAAGTTACTGAGGTACTTttcagaaaacagaacattattatCGGTGATCTTTTCCATCCAAAGTAAATCAGATGAGATGATAGATTTCTGACTcgattattttaatttaaaaaaaaaaaaaaaaaaaaaaaactaaaatgaacaaTGTAAAGCCAGATCAGTCCTCTGTTCTCTGCTGGCTGCCTGATCAGTGCACATGGCTCCATAACTGGCCAATTTATGTCAGTTCAGACTCTGGTGCTTTTGAAAAGCTCAGTGTGCACGCTGTAATGGTCGTGATTTCAAATGTAGCTACGTATAATACTTCAGTCAACAGACTTCAATACAAGTAAAAATACCAGCTTTAGAATAAAACATACTTAGAAAAGTACAATTACACAAAAAAGTCTCTACCACTACTTTCACTCTCACCTCTGTTCAACATATTACTGAGAAAAAACCTGTGAAAATGTAAACTGGGCTCTTTTTTAAGGTGATGCCGAGAGTCCATTTTCTTCCTTattcaaaatgaagaaaaaataacaaaattcaGCACAGGAGGCTTTGTTGCAATAATCCTAGACTGGAAATGTAAACAGGTAAGATTGTTagtttggtttcacactgagaaaaataaaccactgcaacaaacaacagaagaTCCGTTAGagaaaaattatctttttttttttttttgtaaataaaaaaaaaaagctctctgctgcaaacaagaaaataaacagcTTACTCTAAAGTGACTAAAATGATTTCTGGGCAAACAccaatgcatgcaaacacaagcaggGATGCACACTATGCATGcatgtaataaaagaaaataattcaaTTCGACTTCATTTTCTTGACCCTGGctgaatgtttttattgataATTTAGAGGTGATTTCTTTTAGAGCAAAATGTGTTCAAGTATGTCCTCACACACAGAcccaggcaaacacacacacacacacacacacatgcacacaaagtaaGAAAGACAAGAGAGTTATTTTTACTCCTCTAATCCTTCCTGCCATCACCAGGCGGTGTCACTGCTTATTAGTGTTCCCCAGCAGAGCAgacacttcctgcttcctgcacGACCCGATACCACTGGCAGGCAGGTGTAACGACAAAATCCCACTCCTCCCCCGAGACCCGCTCCCTGGGCTCACACCAGCAAACCACAGAGTACACAAAACGCTCCTGGGTGGAAAGTAAATCAAATAAGAAAACTGAGAAAAGattgtttcaggaatttcagagtgcatctctgtgtgtctgtgcagggaAGGTGAACTACACAGTGACAAAGAGTGACTCTTACTGTGGCTAATTCACTGTGCATTAAGGCGGACGTGTGTTTTGGTGATCATtcagctgctaaaaaaaaatgtggtgcaGATGAGGCTTTCACCCTGAGGAGCTAACCTCACATCAGGCCATTTATTTGCCTCATGACAGGAAGTGAATATTAGGGTACAGTTCCTGTGAAAGTGCGAGAGCAGTGTGTGCAGAGCTATTAGCACACTGTTTCCTTCCCATCTGATGTTTGGGGATTTACCATTTGTCTCTGCATGTTTTGGACGGTTTCTTTCTGATGTGATTCAGCGCGACACTGTGATGCCTGCGCTGCTCTGTCAGTCTGGCTGCTGAGGCCGGCTCTCCTAAACACTCACATCAGCTCTTCATGCAGCTGCACAGCACCTGCTGGCTCACACGGCGCACCATGGAGCTGCCCTTGAGCCTTGTTCACACATCAGttttctgacatgaaaacagagTTAAGGTCCGCATGAAGCCACATTTTGAGAGCATCTAACTTCCATACGGTGATGTATCGCTCAGCGAaacaggagagacaggcaggacgTAACGAGGAATTTTATTTGGACACTGAAGTCCACCATAAAATGCTTTGTGCATAATGTGGAGCTGTCACAGATACCGCTTCCCTCAAAGTGAATACATTCGAGCCAGCAGGCCTGTAACCAAGGTATTTTGGGGAAATGAAACACAGTTTGAGGTGGCGTGCAGCTGAAGGCACACCAATGTACCATACTGTTGTTGGTTAACTAATGAATCTTAGCTCTGTGCCGCTGAAAGCACAAGACTGATTGATGTGTGGGTGTCATGGTGCTACTGGTTGAAATTACGCACAGTAAGCACATacagtttttcatattttttacaggaagaaaaagaattggattttgatataaaaaatacctagaaattgttttgttttgttttgttttattttggggcATAGTTTGTTAATTAGATACACAATAGGACCAGGGATGTGATATTAGAAGAGGTAAAAGGCATTTTCAAATTAAGGATCATGATAAAtgttggttaaagttagggtcaAGGTTAAGTCTGGCAAGCGTAACATTTTGTTCAGGGTTAGTTTGGAAGCTTGGTAAATGAAACAGGTTGATTAATAAAGTATAACTTTAGTGGAAATGTTATGATTAAAGTGCACAACAGAACTTTTCACTTCCGTAAAAAGAGCAACCTTGAGAGAGTCACAGCACGGTCTGATAAGGTAATTATCTATGCTATAAATTTAATTATGCCATTGTCTTGGAGAATACttgctcctgattggctggaggtgtatataaaaaaaaaaaaaaaacatcaagccCTAAAGCGAGAGCCCTGTGGTTTccatctgtgttttctgcatcaCACAAAACTCAGAGGAAATCGCGGACTTTGATaatgaaaacacaatcaaaaaCAGAATATATTGTGGATGCAATTTAGAAAAATCAGGGTTTTGCCTACCAttataagtgttttttttgtttttgtttttgtttttgtttttttacagtgccCAAGCcgaacaaacagaaaaaactgcTGACTCCCGTATTTTCGTGTCATTTACAGGCACACTGCTGCAGCAGCCTCTGTCCTCTGACGCCTGTCTgaagagtcacacacacacacacacacacacacacacacacacacacacacacacacacacacacagacgctggGTGCTAGCCAGAGAGCTCATCCCTTCTACAAATTCTCAGCAGTACAACTACATCAGCCATTTTATAGCACtttctttgatttaaaaaataacaataataataataaaaataatgcaatgTTGTGTTATAAATTCATTGATATTCATtgaa belongs to Myripristis murdjan chromosome 14, fMyrMur1.1, whole genome shotgun sequence and includes:
- the unc119a2 gene encoding protein unc-119 homolog B; amino-acid sequence: MSYSCTSRGNSQDPSSAKKPAGNNPGGETRGSGSTDSSSTSSNGTGGSPKQAAAMKVKKGCNSTDAGVPVTTEEELLANTVITPEDVLGLQKITENYLCGPDENVYNIDFTRFKIRDMETGTVLFEITKPPSTEKAGEKRDIDPNAGRFVRYQFTPAFLRLRQVGATVEFTVGDMPIDNFRMIERHYFREKLLKSFDFEFGFCMPSSKNTCEHIYEFPPLSEEIMREMILHPYETQSDSFYFVDNKLVMHNKADYSYSGGP